From Carassius auratus strain Wakin chromosome 9, ASM336829v1, whole genome shotgun sequence:
ttatatttattaaactaaaaccACCAGTTAGTAGTAGCAAGCCAGTGATTCATGGCTGATTCACTCTGAAACTAAGCACATACCTGTCTTCATGAATGGCTCATTTAATTGTTGACTCACTTAATATATTCAAAAAAGTTGAATACTTCAGGAAGGAAAAAGCCGTGTTTAAGGGAGAAGCAACGGTTCTCTTATGACTCTGAAACTATTTTACTTGGATAAAGCAAAAACAGTCGATACTTAATATTAATCATCCTTatttgtaatgaatgaatgatttttttaaatatatataccatTAGATAAAGTAGAAAATATAAGTGATCTTATGAGGAGGATAAATAaagtggtagcactttattttacagtcctgttcctcatgtacatactatgtacttattatagtaatttcaataactatgtaataactaggtactaaccctgaacctacccctaaacctaaccctgccccatgtagttaccttgtattaccagaactttcttagataaatacactgtaagttcaCTATAAGTACacgttagtacacgtactgtaaaataaagtgcaaccaataaaGTTGTGGTAGGccaatataatatttcaaaactgGACTCTCCAACCTACAACCAGACAGATGGTCACACTTGGTTTCCATTGGCCCTCACAATCAAGTTGGTATTGCTTAACTCTGCACTGGTAGCTTCCACTATCACCTATATCAGAGTTTACAACAACCAGATGGAAAGTATCAGGTGTAGGTCTACAGAAGTCTAACCTGTGCTTGTTGCTGGTTTTCTGTGTATAGACAACTGTTATAAGAGTATGACAATAAAGATATCCCATTAACAGATTCTGGGCTATTCTGAAACTGTAGTGATGGATAGGATCCTCTTTTccaacatccaaaataaatgcaaGACCATTTCTAATAATTTGGCACAtgcattttcagtcattttggaagatttttccttttctttctcttggACACTCTTATATTTGTCATTGACCACTGattaaattaaagcaaaaaataatctaatcaatgtaaaacatttttatgtttagaaTATTGTGGTTAAATTAAAAGACCATTTCAGTGAAGTAAAATATTCTTACCTTTCTCTTTGACAACCAGCTCTGTGGAAACAGACATTTTCTTGAGGGAATACCAGTCAACAAGAGGATCCTGGAGCCACTCTTCCACCTCACAGTGATATTGTCCACTGTCAGATGTTCTGACCTGCTGGATAGTCATCTGgaagttctgtttctgtcttatttccAAACGGATCCTCTGGTCCATCTCCAGGCCGGCTGCAGGGCCAAACTTGACTACAGCATCTAAGTCCATAGTTAAGAGCACCTGGGACCCAAACATCCATGCTACTGTGAAACGAGACGTATTTGTGGTTGTCTTCATGACTGAGCATTCAAGCTTAGCATCAGTGTCGACAGTGGTTTCCAGACGAGAAGTGGGTGACAGCAGGCTCATCTTGCTGTCTGAGAAAGAGACAGAGTGATGTTCAATaaactacagttaaaaaaaaacaatggtggGTTCCAATATTTTGCACAGTATGTGCAGAGACCATATGGACATTTTACAGTAGTCTCTTTTAAAGTAGTCTATAGGTATGTATATTAGTATTGTGTGTGTCACATTAACGctcatttgtgtttctgtttgtggTGCCATGGTTTAGTTTCCAATTATGTTGTAATTTTGAAAGACCTGGTATAATTTTCCAAATCACAATTTTCTCTCATGTGTACCAAATGTCAAAATTTCGCGTACACACCTGCTCATTCTTTATCACTATTTTTATAGTCTTTTATAACAATAGTAACGTCTCTAGAActatttgtatttactaaaaaCAGCAATAACAGTGAATTATGCATTATTACAAGTGATTATAACACTAAATCAGACTTATCTGTGCAATTTTATGTAACAAGGACACAAACAAAATGTGACCAAGATGGGTTTGAGGTAACTTTAACAGTTTGGGGATAGGGTACTGGGTATAAAGATTAGAGTATGTCAAAATATTTGAAGGTCAATGTATCGTTTCGACATAATACACTTTGAATAAGTAGCTGTATTTACCAGGTTTGTGTACAATCACAGCTAACAGGTTGGAGTTCTTAAAGGCTTTCTGTACATCCTTTTGATAGGCATCAACTTGACACTGGTACTGTCCTTTTTGTTGTTTGCTGGCTCTTGGCACCATGAGAGTGAAACGAGTGTCTTCCGGCCGTGCTTGAATGTTCAGCTGATAGTTTCTCTGATCTGCTCTCCAGGTCATTTCTCCAGTGTGACTtatggataaaatatttgtttgaacAGTTGAATTGTGGGGCTGAAACATCCAGCGTAGAGCCAAAGACACTCTAGGCCCTCTGACTCGACATAGCAGTTGTACTGGAGAATCTATAGGTACATTTGATGTACGACTTGTCAAGCTCACCACCATTAGAGATTCTGAAAAGAAACGTCTGCAGTGATTATTAAAATTCTAATATCAGTAACAGAACATATTTGAGCAGAGTAATGACAAataatttatgacagaatttcTTGACATTTTTCTCTGTTACTGAGAATAATGTGTTATTATATAGTAATCTTACCAATAGATTTAACTGTAATGGCTTTTTGCTGAGATTGGGTGATGGCTTTCATCTCTCCATTGCTCTGTACTGTCCATTCAGACACAATGCACTTATATTCTCCACTGTCAGATACTGCAGATGCACCAAGCTGTAGAGTAAAGTTTCCAGCTGGAGAATGAAATGTTTGGACATTTCTGCTCTGATACCTTGCCCCAACATCTTTCATCACTCCCTCATGGGTCAGACTAACGACATCACTGAAGGAAGCCCCCGGGTCTTTCTTGTGTTGCCATGACACTGATAAAGGACCCTTGAATCCTGACACTGAGCAGGAGACGTGTAGTGCATCTCCCTCAGTGACCGCATCCTTCATCAGCATGACCACCGCCAGATTACTCTCTGACCAGACAGACAAAAAACAGGCAAAATGTATGTCTTGTAATGCAAGCATTCCTTGGTAAAACTGTGACTAGATTATGtaccacaaaaatatattttatataattgctAGCCATAGTTTAACTAGTTTTGCACCCTTCTAACATATTCACCAGCCCCACCAAatcattgcatttattttgttttagctgcatattttaatatttctcattccattgttaattttgtattttactttcttttttcctctggaCAGTTTTGCAATTCCCTAGCAATGCACTGATTCAGAACACTTTAGCAAACTCTACAATGACTCTACACAGGAGAAACAGTTGTCTCATTAATTACCTTTAGCCGTGATGCTCACAGTCTCTGGACTggacatttgtttttgtatttttttgaagGTACCATCTTCATTCATGTTTTCCTGCCACACTTCACACTGGTATTGGCCGTGGTCCTCAGTCCGAGCCGAACGGACGGTCAGCAGGTAGTCCATGTGACTGGTTTTCACTGCTCTCATCTCTGCTGCATTCTCTCTGTCTTTATAACTGTCGAAAACGGTGAGCACCCCAGAGGATCCGATCTGGGCCACTCTCTGCTGGTCCTTCAGCCAAGTCACAGAGAAGAAATGACCAGGAAGGTTCTGTGCATTCACACTGCAGCGGATGTCCAGTGCGTCTCCCTCCTGTAGTGGCCCCTTTGAAGCCTTCAGATTAACACTGAAGGAGTCAGCATCAGGGACCACTTTTGAGACACAGGAAACAGCATGAGATTAAACATGTTCTCTTACACAACTTCCTGTGTATGACTGTACTCATACTCACTCAGACATTACAACAGGTTCTGACTAATATAGTTTGTGTCAGTGTTTCTTAATGGGTGATGGATACACAGACAGCAGGGGAAAATAATAGTAAATGGCAACAGAATTCAACTAACAATACAATCATGTATAGTGAagacagaaatattaatatttaacaactTTTAAATAAGAGggaaaacacttcccataactTGTTCTTGTAAAATCTATGCATCCAAAACCAACTCCGCTGTATAACAAGTCTgacaaaaatttattttacatttggaaaGAGTTAGAAATGCTAACATGGTTATGCTGTGGCCTTCATCctcaaaaaatatgaaaaaaaaaacataaaaatactacTCCAGAAAATACAATGcagaaaacattaaatacagGTTCAAGGTTGATAGAAACCACGAAACCTTCAAAATTTAAGAGACCTTTAGAAAAATCGGCATAAATTATAATACACATGATAATAAATATCAATGTTTACATTTGTACACTGAACTGTGTTGAGTCACTAAGTGTaaattcagacacacactctatctgtttaaatctagattaaaaccgCATCTCTTTcagccaagcatttgaataatgtttcttaaattgtgagtgtagttgcatctgattaaatgcgcatttttattctttagcttgggttaaactaattaattttactttgttggatcagccgctatgctaatgatgtctctattttgtttctatgttttgccatgggatttacatcccgttgtaactaggatttacacaagctccagtttgGATcctgaacacctgagaagagatgatgctgaccctcagaggaccccagatgatgctaaccctgaatcaacaactgaaccaacaaatattgctacaagtgtgactgcatcatataataattattaattattaataatattaataatgttcatcgccTGGcggactacgtcttgtattaatatttcaaaaaatcctgtcatacgtgcacaaactgacagtcaccacttataagctataactaaatattttagaaacataatgctctgtaaagttgctttgtaacgatttgtattgtaaaaagcgctatacaaataaacttgaattgaattgaaaatctAAAAGAGCCTCTGATTTAAATGACAGAATATAAATCTCACCGATTCGTTTAATCTCTACATCGCATGCCGTGGTGGTTTTGTGGGCAATCTGTGTCCAGGAACGGTCTGGGTCTTGGATCCACTCAATGGCTTTGCAGAAGAACTTCCCCTGGTCGGACTGCTGCACTTGAGGCATCTTCAGTCTGTAGGTTGTGTCCTCCACCTTGTCCATGCTGATAAGACCAGCACGATAGCGATCCTCAAATCCAGCTCCTGGCTTTACAGTCAGATCTTTGTCCAGAGTAATGATTGGCCGGGGGTTTTCATCCTCTTCACCATGAAGAAACCAGGTGACCGACAGATGAGTGTGTTGAAAAGTCTGGCTGGAGACCTGGCACTCAAGCTGAAGAGGATCCCCTTCAGACAAGCTTTGAGAAGGAGAGCCCGAGTACGATGCCTCCAGGGTGTCTGCTATCACTGTGGAGAAaaaagactttttatttattttttgcctttgaaaatgtattaataaagtgACAAAAAGTGATTGACCAATATCCATTTTTCAAGCCAGTACCAGCATCTAGAGAACTGATATCAGCTGATACTACATCAGTGACTGATGGATGATGCAGTAGTGTTTAACATGAATATAACTTACAGCCAAACACCTTCTTTTGTGATACATGGGAATGTGAATGGATTTTAAATAATAGATTTCTCTAAGATCATCTCATTAATCACCCAAACCCTCAAAATAAATAGATATCTTACCATTAAGCTTTGCTTCATCATCATAATCTCCGTAATATGGACCACCTGTGTGTTTGGTCACACAGAGCAGATCACCTGCATCATTCTCCTGCAAATCTTTGATCCACAAGACAACTGAAGATCCTGACAGCCTTACaatataaatctctttttttcttattctacCGGAGAACATTCCGTAGGAAAAGTCTTCTTTACTGGTACTGATTATATTTATCTCCATATTTTGTTTCCTGAGAATGAAATCAAAATCCCGCTCAGATGGTCCTGTAAACCCTGTAACGTTACAGGATATGGAGATGGGATATCCTTTCACTCTATACAGAGGACCTTCCTGGATCTGGACCTGAATCTGACCACTGCACAGATCTGTGTGAGGCATAAAGAGAGGCATTAGATCGCTAGAGGCAAACCTTTAAGATACATTATCAATACATTTCAGCTTTTGATTATTATGGTTGCTTGTGTTGTTACTTTAGTCATTCTGCATGTATTTAAATGATTCTTTTAATTTACAAACCATTTTGggttcatttcaacatttcaacCCAGCagtagttttaaatgtatttggtgtaatgaaatatgTTTGTTCACAAATCCTAGtgtgttaaaattaatattacaaacGTTCACAAATGTTCGAATATTCCTGGTGgatatttaaaatgcataccCATGCATACTCTAACAAAtggctattcaaatcttgccctggagggccagtgcactgcagagtttagctccaaccctgatcaaacctacctacctgtgattttctaatgattccaaagacattgattaacaTGCTCAGGTGATGAGTGcactctgcagtgcactggccctccagggcaagatttgaatagagAGAAAAGCAATATATTTATAACTGTTGTCAGAAGGGAGAATTTGCCATTTTTATAAACACccagaaaacattttttactagttttctgaaatgtaatgCCAAGGTGAAACTATATCACAAAGTAcagtattataaattaattatttaaaaaaattggttaacggtttattttacagtgtcctttttacacattacatgtagCCTACTCACTATAGTAACAACACTAAATtcaataattgcatttaataaacctaaaccaaaccctaatcttaAGTATACCCTATAGTGaatattgttaattaatattactaatcACTGCAATGTACAATTACATGGTAACAACACGGACAGCATACAATAAACTGCAACCAAGCCTTAGATTTACGATGTAGAAACAATTCTGGGAAAAGGGAAGCTGCACATTTTGTAGTAGGTACACTGCCATATTTGAAGTTCGTTTTATTGTGTAGTGTTGCCAGAAGTGTTTTGTTTACAGATtacacagattacaaaaaaaaaaaaaaaaaaaaaaaaaaaaaagatgtaggcCTATCCTTTCATAAGCTATGCTTTAGCTATTAATATACCGTGTGTGTACTAATATGAACACTTTTGTTACTAGGCCCATGTATCTTTAAGGAAACCCTTCAGGGGTTAATAAAATACAAAGGTGTACGTTACCTGGTGAAAgggtaccgccccagtgacagcttttgtacccttttTGAAAGTTTAGTCTGTAATAAACTGGCAAgagtttatgatttttttcccacACTCAAGTATATTTCACGCCCAAGTAATCATTTATTTGGTGAAATCCGTGTCTTTTAGAATATCGTCGTCGTCGTTTCACTTGTTCGTTTGTATGACCTCACCGATTTAAACTCTTCACGGAAGCTTCGCGTCGAGATCTGATCTGACCCTCTCCGGGTTTATTTTGCCATAACAACCTTTTTATGTTGTTACAACATTAAGCTTAACGTAAACAACACTTAAATGGCACAAAGGTATTGTTTCGCTtcagaatatattttacaaagcGCATAAAACAATTAACTTTCATGGTATCGTTTTGTAAGTTTTGGAGCCTCGTGAAAGTCGTTCACTGAAAATCGTTCAGCAgcttgttttttatgtttattaacattttgcattcCACATTCTGTTTGATTTGGGTCAACACGAGgacagttttcattttggtgTGAGGATTTAAAGTATTCTACAATTTTACGTCGTCAATGACAGAAAGAGAACATAAGCCTATACCCATGCATGCACTTAAATTAAGAGAAAAATGTCAACTCGGACtatgtatttgtaatttatagTAAAATTGTGTCCAGTCTTACCAAATTGCAGGAGCCCTGAGATATACAGCATTAGTGGC
This genomic window contains:
- the LOC113109049 gene encoding immunoglobulin superfamily member 2-like isoform X2 — translated: MMDLWCRLWHLPLMLYISGLLQFDLCSGQIQVQIQEGPLYRVKGYPISISCNVTGFTGPSERDFDFILRKQNMEINIISTSKEDFSYGMFSGRIRKKEIYIVRLSGSSVVLWIKDLQENDAGDLLCVTKHTGGPYYGDYDDEAKLNVIADTLEASYSGSPSQSLSEGDPLQLECQVSSQTFQHTHLSVTWFLHGEEDENPRPIITLDKDLTVKPGAGFEDRYRAGLISMDKVEDTTYRLKMPQVQQSDQGKFFCKAIEWIQDPDRSWTQIAHKTTTACDVEIKRIVVPDADSFSVNLKASKGPLQEGDALDIRCSVNAQNLPGHFFSVTWLKDQQRVAQIGSSGVLTVFDSYKDRENAAEMRAVKTSHMDYLLTVRSARTEDHGQYQCEVWQENMNEDGTFKKIQKQMSSPETVSITAKESNLAVVMLMKDAVTEGDALHVSCSVSGFKGPLSVSWQHKKDPGASFSDVVSLTHEGVMKDVGARYQSRNVQTFHSPAGNFTLQLGASAVSDSGEYKCIVSEWTVQSNGEMKAITQSQQKAITVKSIESLMVVSLTSRTSNVPIDSPVQLLCRVRGPRVSLALRWMFQPHNSTVQTNILSISHTGEMTWRADQRNYQLNIQARPEDTRFTLMVPRASKQQKGQYQCQVDAYQKDVQKAFKNSNLLAVIVHKPDSKMSLLSPTSRLETTVDTDAKLECSVMKTTTNTSRFTVAWMFGSQVLLTMDLDAVVKFGPAAGLEMDQRIRLEIRQKQNFQMTIQQVRTSDSGQYHCEVEEWLQDPLVDWYSLKKMSVSTELVVKEKESKLHVQKDNRMLNVTNHQAGFTIDCVIDSQSSDKSVFEVTWFKVQKEGQVAIFTARRDGILHSAIADRNLVFGRPLATHYKLTVLQISPTDIGQYYCQVEEWLLTSNTWKKFASDKSGELSIHVHTEGEKQIDPLLITLAIAIPLICFLVLVIIFLLRKSHKKKYEISMKYELKKMKKKKKKKDCLWAETNVLNGPSTN
- the LOC113109049 gene encoding immunoglobulin superfamily member 2-like isoform X1, with amino-acid sequence MREKAEGSISLRMMDLWCRLWHLPLMLYISGLLQFDLCSGQIQVQIQEGPLYRVKGYPISISCNVTGFTGPSERDFDFILRKQNMEINIISTSKEDFSYGMFSGRIRKKEIYIVRLSGSSVVLWIKDLQENDAGDLLCVTKHTGGPYYGDYDDEAKLNVIADTLEASYSGSPSQSLSEGDPLQLECQVSSQTFQHTHLSVTWFLHGEEDENPRPIITLDKDLTVKPGAGFEDRYRAGLISMDKVEDTTYRLKMPQVQQSDQGKFFCKAIEWIQDPDRSWTQIAHKTTTACDVEIKRIVVPDADSFSVNLKASKGPLQEGDALDIRCSVNAQNLPGHFFSVTWLKDQQRVAQIGSSGVLTVFDSYKDRENAAEMRAVKTSHMDYLLTVRSARTEDHGQYQCEVWQENMNEDGTFKKIQKQMSSPETVSITAKESNLAVVMLMKDAVTEGDALHVSCSVSGFKGPLSVSWQHKKDPGASFSDVVSLTHEGVMKDVGARYQSRNVQTFHSPAGNFTLQLGASAVSDSGEYKCIVSEWTVQSNGEMKAITQSQQKAITVKSIESLMVVSLTSRTSNVPIDSPVQLLCRVRGPRVSLALRWMFQPHNSTVQTNILSISHTGEMTWRADQRNYQLNIQARPEDTRFTLMVPRASKQQKGQYQCQVDAYQKDVQKAFKNSNLLAVIVHKPDSKMSLLSPTSRLETTVDTDAKLECSVMKTTTNTSRFTVAWMFGSQVLLTMDLDAVVKFGPAAGLEMDQRIRLEIRQKQNFQMTIQQVRTSDSGQYHCEVEEWLQDPLVDWYSLKKMSVSTELVVKEKESKLHVQKDNRMLNVTNHQAGFTIDCVIDSQSSDKSVFEVTWFKVQKEGQVAIFTARRDGILHSAIADRNLVFGRPLATHYKLTVLQISPTDIGQYYCQVEEWLLTSNTWKKFASDKSGELSIHVHTEGEKQIDPLLITLAIAIPLICFLVLVIIFLLRKSHKKKYEISMKYELKKMKKKKKKKDCLWAETNVLNGPSTN